The following DNA comes from Pseudomonas triticicola.
TCGGGGAGTGGGGTGTTTTGAAGTCTTCGCCAATTCGGACAGCCGCCGGGCTGATGCTCGCTGCGCTGGCTGCGTTATGGGTATTGCCCGCTCAGTCAGCGCAATTGGTCCGGGTCGGCGCCGCGCATTTCCCGCCCTACACGATTCGCCCGGAAAACGGCGCCGATACCGGCCTGTTGCCGCAATTGATCGAGGCGCTGAACCACTCGCAGAGCGACTATCAGTTCGTCCTGGTGCCAACCTCGATCCCGCGCCGCTTCGGTGATTTCAAGCAGGGCCGCATCGATATGGCGATCTTCGAGAACCCCGAGTGGGGCTGGAAGGACATTCCCCACGACGACGTCGACATGGGCCTGGAAGACGCCGAGATTTTCGTCGCGCAACGCGAAGACGGCCGCCAGCAAAACTACTTCTCGAGCCTGTCGGGCAAACGTCTGGCGCTGTTCAGCGGTTATCACTACGAATTCGCCGACTTCAACGCCGACCCGAAATACCTCGCGCACAACTACAACGCCACGCTGACCTATTCCCACGACAGCAACCTGCTGATGGTCCTGCGCGGGCGCGCCGACATTGCCCTGGTGACCCGCTCCTATCTGTTCGATTACCTGCTGCGCAACGAGAAGGTCCGCGATGAACTGCTGGCGTCGCAGCGTACCGATCAGATCTATCACCATTACGCGATTCTGCGGCCAAACGCTCCGATCACCGGCGAAGCCTTCGGCAACCTGTTGCAGCGTTTGCGCGACAACGGCGAATTGCTGAGGATTTTCGAGCCCTACAGGATTGCCGTGATGCCGGCGCCTCATCACTGAAGCGCTAATTGCCTCTCGCGCTTAAATTTCCCCTCCCGGCTCACGTCACTTCGTTGAACTGTCGACGATTACGTGAGCCTGACCCATGTCCAATCTGAATGACCTGACTGCTCTGGCGTTGCCCTCGGGCAGTCAATTGATCGCTGATGCTACCGAGAGCCGGCTGAGCCTGAGCCTGGACGGGCAACCGTTGATTCGTCTGCGCCTGGACCGCGAGGCCAATGGCCCGATCCAGCTTGATGAGCGTTTTGCCCTGCCGCACGGGCAAGCCTTGTGGGCCGCCTGTTATTGGCTGTTCGCCCGTGATCCGGCGTGCCAGCAATTGACCTGGCAACTCGATCAGCCGCCGACCGAAGCCTTATTCAGTGGTTTGCTGATCAACACCGAAGTCGCCGGCGAGTATCGCTGCGAGCGCACGCTGTTCTGGCAATTGCCGCAGCCGTGGCTGGGCACTTCACTGACCGGCAGCTATCCGCAGCAAATGGTCATCAGCCAGGGCAAGCGCCATCCGTTGCGACCGGTGAAGCCGCGCGGTGAAGTCTATCGGCGTTTCGATGCACGGCTCGGCGCGTGGATTTCCTTGCGTACGCTGGAAATTGAAGAAGATCTGTCGCGCTTCAATCGCTGGCAGAACAGCCCGCGCGTGGCGAGTTTCTGGCAGGAGGAGGGCAGCCTTGAGCAGCATCGCGACTATCTCAACAAGCTCGATGCCGATCCGCACACGCTGACGCTGATCGGCTGTTTTGATGATCAGCCATTCGCCTATTTCGAAGCCTACTGGGCCAAGGAAGATCGCATCGCGCCGTTCTACGATGCCGGCGATTACGACCGTGGCATTCACATGCTGGTCGGCGAGGAAAGTCATCGCGGCCCGCACAAAGTGGCGAGCTGGTTATCGGCGCTGGTGCATTACCTGTTTCTCGATGATCCACGCACCCAGCGCGTGGTCGCCGAGCCACGTGCCGACAACGCGAAGATGATCGGGCATATGCACAACCAGTGCTTTCACTGCGAGAAGGAATTCGATTTTCCGCACAAGCGCGCGGCGCTGATGATTCTGGGGCGGGAGCGGTTTTTTGATCGGTGCCCATTGGCCTGATATCGCATCAAGCAAAAGATCGTCCGATCGCGGCCCGAGCCTTCGGCAGCTCCTACAGAGGAATGCATTCTCATGTAGGAGCCGCCGAAGGCTGCGATCTTTTTTGATCAGACGACGCGGTCTCAGCGACGCCCCGCAATCACCGCATCCCGCCGACTGCCCGAGACCTTGCGGCAGTGCACCAGCGCATCACGAATCATGAAGTTGACCAGGGTGGGTGATACGCCCAGTTCCTTGGCGATGTCTTTCTGCGGCACGCCGTGCAAGCGGTACATCTCGAAGGCATAACGGGTGCGGCTGGGCAGCTCAGTCAGCGCATCGGCGATGTGTTCGAGGGTCGAGAAGTTGATGTGCGAAGTTTCCGGCGAAGCGCCCTGAATCACCACGTTCAAGCCTTCCTCTTCCGGGCCTGAGTATTTCTGTTCGAGCGCCTGCTTGCGGTAGTGATCGATGGCGAGGTTGCGCACGATCTGGAACAGGTAGCTCAGCTGAGCCTTGATCGACGACGTGATCGGCGGCGCCGATTGCAGTCGGAAAAACGCATCCTGAACCACATCTTCGGCACGAGACCTGCAACCGGTAATGCGGGCTGCAATCTTGACCAGAATCAGTCGATTGTCGACGAATGCCTGAAGTAGCGGTGAATCGCACCTGCTTGTGGATACTTGTTCCGTCATGGAAATCACCTTGCTGCCAATAGGTTAGTGGGAGGGCCTCGGGGGACGGCGCCGTCCTACACATCGAGCGACAAATTATGTTGAATGATAATGATTGTCAAATGAGAAAGAGAGGTATTGCTGTAAGGCGATGTGTTTTGCCAACTGCGACACGCCGCCGCACCCCAGCCCCGCTGGACGTCGCGCCTGCCGACTAATTATTTCCCTACTCCATCCGTTCTCATTGGTGAATGGCCCGGGTGCAGATCCCCGGCCTCAGCGCATTCCGATGCCCAGCGTGGTCGGCACAGACCGCGCCCCGCACGCCTCTCGACAGGTGTGACGCAGCCACCCGATTCCACTTGCAAGCCGAATTCAGGCAGGAAACCTCATGACCGACGCGTTCGAACTCCCCAGCACCCTGGTCCATGCCCTCAAGCGTCGCGCGGCCCTGACGCCGGACCGACTGGCCTTGCGTTTTCTCGCCGAAAACCCGGAGCAGGCTGTGGTGCTTAGCTATCGGGAACTGGATCAACGCGCGCGCACCATCGCCGCTGCGTTGCAGGCTCAGGCTGGATTCGGTGAGCGTGCGGTGCTGCTGTTTCCCAGTGGCGCGGATTACGTCGCGGCGTTTTTCGGCTGCCTGTATGCCGGTGTGATTGCGGTGCCGGCCTATCCGCCGGAATCCGCGCGTCGTCATCATCAGGAGCGTTTGCTGTCGATCATCGCCGACGCCGAGCCCACGCTGTTGCTGACCAGCGCCGACCTGCGCGATGCCTTGCAACAAATCGACGGCGCGCCGCCGCTGTTGTGTGTCGACACCCTCGACAGCGCACTGGCTGAACGCTGGATTGAGCCGAGCCTGCCGCCCGAACACATCGCCTTTCTGCAATACACTTCCGGCTCCACCGCGCTGCCCAAGGGCGTGCAGGTCAGCCACGGCAATCTGGTCGCCAACGAACTGCTGATCCGTCACGGTTTCGGCATCGACGTCAACCCGGACGACGTCATCGTCAGCTGGTTGCCGCTGTATCACGACATGGGTTTGATCGGTGGCCTGCTGCAACCGATTTTCAGCGGCGTGCCGTGCATTCTGATGTCGCCGGCCTACTTCCTCGGCCGGCCGTTGCGCTGGCTGGAAGCGATTGCCGAATACGGCGGCACCATCAGCGGCGGCCCGGATTTCGCCTACCGTTTGTGCAGTGAGCGGGTCAGCGAATCGGCCCTTGAGCGCCTCGATCTGAGCCGTTGGCGCGTGGCCTATTCCGGTTCCGAGCCGATCCGTCTCGATACCCTCGAGCGCTTCGCCGAAAAATTCGCTGCTTGCGGTTTCAGCGACAACAGTTTCATGGCCTCGTACGGTCTGGCCGAGGCGACCCTGTTTGTCGCTGGCACACC
Coding sequences within:
- a CDS encoding substrate-binding periplasmic protein; the encoded protein is MKSSPIRTAAGLMLAALAALWVLPAQSAQLVRVGAAHFPPYTIRPENGADTGLLPQLIEALNHSQSDYQFVLVPTSIPRRFGDFKQGRIDMAIFENPEWGWKDIPHDDVDMGLEDAEIFVAQREDGRQQNYFSSLSGKRLALFSGYHYEFADFNADPKYLAHNYNATLTYSHDSNLLMVLRGRADIALVTRSYLFDYLLRNEKVRDELLASQRTDQIYHHYAILRPNAPITGEAFGNLLQRLRDNGELLRIFEPYRIAVMPAPHH
- a CDS encoding GNAT family N-acetyltransferase, coding for MSNLNDLTALALPSGSQLIADATESRLSLSLDGQPLIRLRLDREANGPIQLDERFALPHGQALWAACYWLFARDPACQQLTWQLDQPPTEALFSGLLINTEVAGEYRCERTLFWQLPQPWLGTSLTGSYPQQMVISQGKRHPLRPVKPRGEVYRRFDARLGAWISLRTLEIEEDLSRFNRWQNSPRVASFWQEEGSLEQHRDYLNKLDADPHTLTLIGCFDDQPFAYFEAYWAKEDRIAPFYDAGDYDRGIHMLVGEESHRGPHKVASWLSALVHYLFLDDPRTQRVVAEPRADNAKMIGHMHNQCFHCEKEFDFPHKRAALMILGRERFFDRCPLA
- a CDS encoding RNA polymerase factor sigma-70; translation: MTEQVSTSRCDSPLLQAFVDNRLILVKIAARITGCRSRAEDVVQDAFFRLQSAPPITSSIKAQLSYLFQIVRNLAIDHYRKQALEQKYSGPEEEGLNVVIQGASPETSHINFSTLEHIADALTELPSRTRYAFEMYRLHGVPQKDIAKELGVSPTLVNFMIRDALVHCRKVSGSRRDAVIAGRR